Below is a window of Tolypothrix bouteillei VB521301 DNA.
ACCCGAACTCCGGAGAAAGATCAGTTTGGCTGTCAAGTCCTTAAACTCCAGTATTTTAAAGATGGTCAAGTAATTGATGAAATAAATATGCGTTCCGGACAGCCATCAAAGCAGTACTTCCGCAAAGGGGTAGATAGCATCTCTGGCAGTGGCGAACCCCTACCGGAAGGACGTTGGAGAATAGAAAATCTTTTTTGGGCTGGTGGCAAAGATAATTGGATGGCAAGTCATGGCGAAGGTATTGGACCCGTTAGCGTTCCTTTAACTTACGATGGACCGGGTATGACAGGACGATCTGAAATTGTTATTCATAACGACCACAATGCTAACCAGGGAAAATCGGGTTCTGTAGGATGCCCGGTTACGTATAATTTGAATGATATGAAAAAAGTTGTAACATGGTTGCGCGACACCGATCCAAGATACTTATACGTAGATTGGAACCTTGGCAGTTGTCCTTCCGTATATGCAGTGCTTCAAGTCTCAAACAAACTCCCTCGCCCTGGAGTAGAACTGATAAAAAAGTTTGAAAGCTGCTTTCTTAATGCCTATCCCGATCCGCTCTCAGGCAATGAACCCATCACAATTGGCTGGGGATGCACTCTTAAAGAAGACGGCTCAAAATGGCAGCTTGGCGATCGCATCACTCAAGAGCGAGCAGATAAATTATTAATCGATCAGCTGAGCAATCGGTACGTGAGTGACTTAGAACAAAGCGTTCCTTTTTGGGAACAGATGAATGAAAACCAAAAAGGCGCGTTGCTCTCCTTTGGGTACAACCTAGGGAGCAAATTTATGACTGAG
It encodes the following:
- a CDS encoding lysozyme, with amino-acid sequence MDLATYSTNLKLTQLPQELITEVQQCLSDGGYKVTINGIADAATRQAFSDFKKASYLQDPEYLGPSTATALLKLKKNRTASQLVPGLNYLRLTRTPEKDQFGCQVLKLQYFKDGQVIDEINMRSGQPSKQYFRKGVDSISGSGEPLPEGRWRIENLFWAGGKDNWMASHGEGIGPVSVPLTYDGPGMTGRSEIVIHNDHNANQGKSGSVGCPVTYNLNDMKKVVTWLRDTDPRYLYVDWNLGSCPSVYAVLQVSNKLPRPGVELIKKFESCFLNAYPDPLSGNEPITIGWGCTLKEDGSKWQLGDRITQERADKLLIDQLSNRYVSDLEQSVPFWEQMNENQKGALLSFGYNLGSKFMTEGDFDSIRRILKNKQWAELPETLSLYRNPGTHVELGLKRRRFAEGLVWQGVSVEEAYLKAMAIAQKGDRVPVAIRRR